In the Archocentrus centrarchus isolate MPI-CPG fArcCen1 chromosome 11, fArcCen1, whole genome shotgun sequence genome, TGCAGTTacacatgttttcatgttgaagaTTATCAACTcaaggttttatttaaaaatgatttaacacAGTGAAAGTCTTAAAACCTCTTATGCtcttaacaaaaaaacaaaaacaaaaaaattataaatcatAATTGGATCTGGTAGTTGAGATAAATCTAAAGTTGTTTCACCTGTAGTGGATCTGGATCCGAGCTGTTTTTACAGAGCAGTCTCAAATTTACCAGTCGATTACACGCCCACACCATGTTGTAGGACATCTAGAGGGTGACAGGGTGAATGTTTTAATTTCATCCATCACATATGACATCACATTAGCTTAGTATGGTTTATGACAGTAATGTTACTTTTTAACCCTCTTTGTGAACATTAGATATAAAAGTAATTTGCTAAACTGCTATGCATGTTAAGCACAAATCATGGGGTttgcagatcttttttttttttttttgccttataagTTCTGTTTGAACCACTTGCAGATGTGCATGGCAATTTCACCATGGACCTCAAACTTAAACACAATAACAGGATTTCTCTCACCGTTCCTGGTGACAAGAAAGCCATGACCCAAACAGTGGTCTTCATAGTAAAAGaatgcttattttatttttcaacattCACAGGGTTGTGCATCATGTTCATGCTTTACAGAACTGTAACAACATGTCTAATTTTTGCAGCTTTAACAATGAGCAGCACTGATGTTGAGCCAGCTTGCACATGTTGATTCTCCAAATGATCTGAAACGATAAGAGTCACTCACAAATGCTGACAATAAGTGCTCACCATAGCAGGAAGTGTGGGTTTGGTTTATACTCCAACTatttcaaaatggaaaactacttgtgtttttgtttgcccCTGTAAGTGGAATCTTTTGTTAGTATTCTAACTCCTGTATCCCTTAATAAGGCTCATAAATAGAGGATACTGAGGATTTGCAATGTGTGGGATTGTGATAAAGATGAAGCTCTTTAATTTGTCTCACTGCTAGGtgcacttctttaaaaaaatcagctggaaTATTAATTTGGTTGAACTACTGGTCTTGCTTTaaaatgccttaaaaaaaatgactgcataCTCACCTTCCACTTCCTTCGGGCATTGAACCTCTTAAAGTTTCTCATATTGATTGAGGATCGATTCCTTCTGGCGACCTGTTTGGATGTGATGGGCTAAAACAATGACAACATTTATGATAAGCAACACAATACAGTAAACAAAAGTAGTACAGATGAAATGAGAAACTGGTACTAACCTTAATCCATGGATGAAGCAGACACTCCTCCGCTGTCATTCTGTCACTGCAATACACATTAACAGAGTGTATTACAAGAGATCAGTACAACAGTCTTAGTTAATCTATTGTAATAATCTTCACTTAAGCAGATTTTGCAGCAAACTAGCTAAAatagcagaaaaaataaatatggtaGCGTAGTCCAAGATTTCTCCTCATCATTCAGCTGACAGATGCAGACAGGAGATTGTTCCTGATGTTTTACTTCCACTTTGATTAAACTGAAGCTTTGTATATGATGTTTATAAACTGGTTGTGCTCaatgaaacatttcattttgaatgaaaataaGAAGCCTGCTGTCCTCATTTCTCCTTCTTATCCACCTCATACAGATGACCCATATGGAGGTCCCATAACAAATCTTGGGGGCTTGTCCGGGACTATGTGTTGGGATCTGATCCACTGATGATATCTGGCACCAATACCTGTGCTGAGTTGTAACCTGGAGCAGAGATTGAGCTGTTGCTGGACTGGGGCTGTGTCCAGATTGAGAAGCTGCATTCTTCGAAGGCTACATTTGAAGGCCGATTACATCATAGCAAGGCGACAAAAGTTCGAAGACTCCTCCAAATGCAGCCAACAATTGCATTCTCCTTTTCCCAGGATTTGAACGACATGTTGGCTGTATGTTTCGCAGTCCAAACTATCCCATGATTAATTGTGCAATGAAACTCATTGCAGCAGTGGTGGAGGAGAGTGGCCAAAACTAAGTTTAAAATATTACtatttctgtgacacaaaataaacttttaagcaaatatgtagaTGTGTACACTTCAAACATCTGCTTGATTTATCAAGATATTGCCTATTTAAAGAAGTGCTCCAACATTTTTGGAGCTGTCTGTTCCTGCTGGTCTAACAGCCAGCTCACTTCattagctgtcagctgaccaggTGTTCAAGGCTCACTAGGAGCAGAAACATCTGGACCAGCATGGTGATGCCGATCATGGAGATCCTGAAGACTGATTCCAAGCATGCTCCAGgtttatatgtttttaatatttattaaactTTATTCTAAATACTAGCTGTCTATTGTAAGTGTTGGAAGCCttctagaataaaaataaagccattTTAACATCTGCCCCGATTGTTTTTGTCCAGTAAGCAGCATGAGCTGTGTATACATGTATAAAGTTTTTATTAAGACAGATGAAGTTAGTGCTTCATCTTGTAGTGACTGTTGGTTCTTATAACTGTATGAAGTTTGTTAGGCACAATTAAACAGATCATACAGATCTATGGCTGTTAAGAAGACAACTAATAATGGTTATAAAAAAGACTGAAGTCAGGTAAGTTAGGATCTTATAGTTTATGGATTAAATGTATCTTATTGAAATGTTAGAAGTCTGTTGATTattcaatatttattttagtatTAGTGTACAGTCCTTTACCACCTTCTAAAATCACTCCGatataaattattaaacaaATCAATCCAGCCTTTACTGCAAtattttgaaattatttaacatttaaagttcTTTCATAGAATTTCatagcatttttaaaaacaattttgcagcaaaaatgtcaattttatttatttttatttatttattttataatgtaGGGCCTATAGTATTTGTACCAGCTAATGCTTTCATGACCTAAATTAGCAAACCCATTTACTAGCTTAAATTAAGATTTCTCTTGGCTAAAGGGACCGAAATGTCATTTTTCTCCTGTAAAAGTAAAGCTAACAAGATAAAGATTTTCTCCTCCATTTCTGTCAAACATTCTGCTACTGTCATGGCTGTTAGGCAACACGAGCAGCGCAGCGtaggctagaccgtccaatttaACAGCCGCTCAGTTCCAGCCTCCTCAGTCTTCCTGGCCTTTGAAGGATGCAGTCTATACAGGCCacatccttcgaaggatgcagcccctgaatttagACACAGCCTAGGTGATCCATCAATTGCGACAGGGAAAAGCTAATGCCATGTCAGGGAGTGGCAGGAAGAGCTTTGTGTGGGTCATTCGAAAGAGCCTTCTCACGCTGTCAGTGGGTAAGCTTTTCCAGATTGCTAAAGAGGTTGGACCAGTGCTAAAAGAGGACCCATCCAAGCTTCAGGAAGGAGATCATGAAAGCTGCTCCGACTACATTAGCGCATTCATGTATAGTAAGCATTACCTGAATTTTACTTGAATCTGAGGATAGTGGGGTGGCTGAATTGTTGGTGCTGATGTTTTTAAGAATTGACCTGTACTGCTTTTTTGAGGGTTGGGACTGAACACCACACAAACCATCCACCAGACAACACAAATGGCAAATTCTGCCAGATAAAACATCTCAACCAGGAGATTCACCCCATCCAACTGGCCCAGCCAGCTTTCTTATATTTTCCCAGGGTGATAGTGCTTTAATCACTAGCCCAGTGAATCCCATGGTAGCAAATACCAGACCTGATAGTCAATTTTCAGTGCCTAAATAAAGCTAAATAAAGGTCATGAATGAGTAGCCACATTTAGACCATAGATGTCTGGTGCTTAGTGAGAATTATTAGTTGACACTGGGGTCCTAACCTTGATATTAGCTATTACACAAGGCTTAATGGCTGAATAGAGGAATACATTATATCTTAATCCACCCATgtcaaatatatattatatatgtatgaCATACTCTGGATTTTTCACCAACAGTTTCTGGATGAAATCTTTAGCCATGGAACTTGTCAAGTTGAAGTAGTGTGCGTCAAACTCGTATTTCATTGCAATGATGTTCTTCAGAGTCTCTTCATCAGTATCACCTTGGAATGGTGACAAACCACTCAATCTAAGAAAAGAGAGTACATTGTAAGAGTGAGACTACAACATCCCAACACCTCAGTGAATCCAATCAGATGAAGAATTTTCTGTAATTTACGTcatgtaaaagtgaaaaagttgaCCGTTATTGTTTTACTCTTAAGGccaaaatataatcaaaagaTGTTTCCATACAGTCCATTTATATACTTTACAAGCCACATACAAACACTTACAACTTACAGTATGTAGGTAATAACTCCAATGCTCCTGAAGAAACAACAAACAAGGCACAGGTAGACATGAAgtgcaattttaaaaaaaagaatctctACTGTATGACAACATGTAAGACAAATACAgtgattcagttttattcaaaaGCTGTATGActgtatttaaactgctgaGACCAAGTCAAATCTCGTGCAGTGAGCAGTACTCAAGACAGGCCTGAACATGCACTGCATGCAAGTCAGTACAGGATACTTACCACATATCTGCTGCTGTGCTCAGAGGCTGACAGCTGATCACCTCTGGGgctacagagacagagaaagagatatGGAGACTCTGCTGGGATGGTTATTAACTTAAATGATTTGATTACAACAAACCTTACTATATTATTTGAAGAAATACAGTGACTATATGTACATTCCTTAAACTCTTAGTTTCTgcttgttaactgaaataagaTGTGAACACAGTACCTCATGTCTTCCACTTTATATGGCAACATTATAGGTAATCTGTTACTTATTTACACatccatttttaatggaataacACTTTCATTTCAAGCCAAACATAAAACGGATTCTGTCTCCCTTAGCTCTGTTTTGGTCTGGTATCAACATCTCCACAAACTCCCGAGGGAAAGATTCGACAATTTGGCAGCTAAATGCTTTCCCTGCTAGTAGGTTGTATAGTAggtttttaaagcctttttttgacccactgtggccaaaaaaaccGAAGACAAACCAAAACACACTATAAGCAGTGagcctgaaccaaaacagtaAATTCACAGATCAGACAATTAAACAAGCCGAAAGTCACAAATTCTCTGTAGGTGCATTGGTATAAGACTCCTTTAAATTATATACAATTTCAATTTTTGAAATATGGTGAATGATAAATGGAtttgttcttatatagcgcttttctactctagctgagcactcaaagtgctttacacaacatatttgcatttacctgttcacacacacattcatacaaaaactgttttctatttcaaagtgctttttaacattcacacacattcatactctgacggaagcatcagagagcaacttggggttcagtatcttgcccgaggatactttggcatgcagactggagcagccaggaatcgaaccaccaaccttccttATCAGTAGATGAcgtgctctacctcctgagccaccccCACCCTCCATGTATTTAAGATAaagatatctatctatctagatcTATCAATCTGGATCCATCGATCTAGACAGATCAATAGCTCTATCTAAGCAGTACGCTGTCTGCCTGCAGACAGCACAACACCAAAGAGCGTTGTGGAGCCACGTGGACCTGCTCAGCCAGCGAGCCTTTTCTTCCCTTTCTATTTgcttttttgaaatttgactgtctgctctcaCACAGGAAGCACAGAACTGAATGGCAGCATTTCTCTAAAAAAGCTAAATAGTGTCAACTATCCTGTCAAATTTGTTAAATTCATGGAGTTATCTGTTCAATGAAATTATACTAGTAGGAGATAATGAGAGTAATTGCtttgtttgacatttttctAATTCAGAAATGTCAGATTAGCTTCCAGCATATTAGCTAATATACAATGAAGTAATAAAaggttaaaagttaaaaaaacccTTCAAGGATTTatttgttgctttaatttgtgAGACTATGCCAGGGTGACATGCCgaatcattttctcttttaagTGGGACACAAAAGGAAAGATAAAGAACTATTGGATGATGTTCAGTTcagagaataaaaacatttcttatgcactgtaaaaataaaagtaaattagcaTTCATTATTTAATATAGCACAAAAATGTTTCACAGAATAAAGtcaccaaaacaaaaacctcataTCAAATACTGTTTCTGATACTACTCACCAATGTACTGTGGAGTGCCACTTGTACTTCTGTACTCCTCCCCCTGATTAAAAAGGTGAGCCAGGCCAAAGTCGATGAGTTTGATGTTTGGATGTGACACTTTGTCTGACAGCATGATATTTTCTGGCTGAATGTGGAGAAGAATATTCAAATAATATAGTATTTGAAAAAGTTCTGTTCCACAATATATAACAGAGATGTAATAAAGTCTATTTACCTTGAGGTCAAAATGGGCAATGTTCTTGCTGTGCATGAATTTCAGTCCCTCCAGGATCTCTTTCATGAATTCAATGGCCTCACTTTCCAGCAGGTTCTCTTTCTCAGCAATGAAGTCAAACAACTCTCCTCCACTAACACTAAGCAGAAGAGTGTTTTAATGTGAGACCGtcacacatttcatttttccCCTGTACAGGACAGGGTAGTAAATACTTTATGGCTTTTTAGTAATGTGTGATTAATTTGTGCTACGCCACTTCATTCAGGACAGGCTTACAGTAAGATAACCACTAACTGCCTATACTTTCACTTCTGCTTAGGACTTTCTGTTGATGTTAAATGAATATTGATGTCTTCATCCAACTTTTAGCGATGCAGGAGGcaagtatatttttaaaaagcttggaATATTCAGCTTTAAAACTAACCTGCATAATTTCTCAAATATTAAAAGAATACAACATCACCTCTGCAATTCACACAATTTCAAATTTTCAAGCAAAGCACTGGTTTTAGAATCAATACTAAAACTTGTTTAAACCAGACATGTAGGTAATTTCCTGACTGGTCTAAGGAAATTAGGTAAAAGCTAATGGAGGTAAATTTATCTTAACTGGGAAGCTAATTTATCTAAGTATTACAAGAAAGATAATCATCATTGTTTTATCATAATcattgattacatttttgtgacCACTTAATTAAACAACTGTAGATACTTGTCAACTCACAGCTCCAGAATGAGCACCACTTCTGCTCGACTCTCAAAAACATCTTTGAGAGCCACAATGTTTGGATGTTGGATAGCCTGGAGAATCTCCACCTCATGCTCCACACTGCTCCTGTCCAGGCCGAGACGACTGCATGCGCTCCTCCGAATCTTCAGGAACTTGCCAGCCCAAAGGGAACCAGAGGTCCGCTCCTTAACCTTTCGAACCTGGCCAAAATGCCCACTGGTTTGGGCCAAGGATAGAATTCACAGTAAACACCAAGCCCGGCTTGTattaataatgtgtttttttgacaaaatttatgatttgtttttttcccccacttgaGAT is a window encoding:
- the LOC115788785 gene encoding LOW QUALITY PROTEIN: death-associated protein kinase 2 (The sequence of the model RefSeq protein was modified relative to this genomic sequence to represent the inferred CDS: substituted 1 base at 1 genomic stop codon); translated protein: MAVFXPENVEDFYEIGEVLGSGHFGQVRKVKERTSGSLWAGKFLKIRRSACSRLGLDRSSVEHEVEILQAIQHPNIVALKDVFESRAEVVLILELVSGGELFDFIAEKENLLESEAIEFMKEILEGLKFMHSKNIAHFDLKPENIMLSDKVSHPNIKLIDFGLAHLFNQGEEYRSTSGTPQYIAPEVISCQPLSTAADMWSIGVITYILLSGLSPFQGDTDEETLKNIIAMKYEFDAHYFNLTSSMAKDFIQKLLVKNPDDRMTAEECLLHPWIKVARRNRSSINMRNFKRFNARRKWKMSYNMVWACNRLVNLRLLCKNSSDPDPLQRQCESDVEDTESKPASLLRRRLSSS